Proteins from a genomic interval of Helicoverpa armigera isolate CAAS_96S chromosome 9, ASM3070526v1, whole genome shotgun sequence:
- the LOC110375707 gene encoding intraflagellar transport protein 81 homolog: MSEQMKYIVKEVNATLGRNYDLIKFDALNEKQLLQLLVDLLVNFNAGEKLDVNEDDSETVSLRLLEMLGSVKYRPPGGVEPTRFRAQLLAGDARTIHHVLHWLLTNKEQVKNTAYLAKYLKLPDIPPDVARNNNIQDLLDLYQNLIDEFKDVHKRTRLLQKENALEIINDIKEMALERDIVIKRLENVQVNLVDINDKEEILNISRALRVQQEKAKELENQYDAQQSQLKMASDQLKRYLNVIHGQSATPKTVNDVMKRLQEEVQLNSYLVKEKLPQETTSRQKELNIMQKIAAEQHPTRSDLVAVQDKIAIVNSEMEHLVQRKLATAGPQEDKLAPFRQQAAVIRRNKEASADRVRELANTLKDHEATLADLQSQVRQLLGDTVLRGEELKKYVNSLRTKSTVYKRQRANLSTFKVEAGILARTIHIISTADPTVEMALLNHKKLKIEDEETMERNLDKSADLTKKSLHDLSQLVAQTAQKLSQVRQEIQPLADKIKPVKEEFQTVQQQYEQKKRVYEATSINITSQMEPLKNQVKELTDRLNSKEDEWKNLRQRITKAETLQEVVMFEMKNSMQSPRKPSKMEALKKKVADTELIVKRLEEEQQAISSRQGAVEEQTKLWENALQLLRCKMRARSEPAARQGRMHITQHSQMLTLT; the protein is encoded by the exons ATGTCTGAGCAAATGAAGTATATTGTAAAAGAAGTAAACGCGACATTAGGGCGTAATTACGATCTGATAAAATTCGACGCTTTAAATGAGAAGCAACTTCTACAGCTGCTTGTGGATCTACTTGTGAATTTTAATGCTGGGGAAAAG TTAGATGTAAATGAAGATGACTCCGAGACGGTATCACTGCGTTTGCTAGAGATGTTGGGCAGTGTGAAGTACCGCCCCCCGGGAGGCGTGGAGCCGACGCGGTTCAGAGCACAGCTGCTTGCAGGTGACGCCAGGACCATACATCATGTGCTGCACTGGCTCTTGACTAACAAGGAACAAGTTAAGAACACGGCATATCTAGctaa ATATTTAAAATTGCCTGACATACCACCAGACGTAGCCCGAAATAACAATATTCAGGACCTCCTTGACCTGTACCAGAACCTAATTGATGAGTTTAAGGACGTCCACAAACGAACCAGGTTGCTGCAGAAAGAAAATGCCTTGGAAATTATTAACGACATCAAGGAGATGGCACTTGAAAGGGACATCG TGATAAAGAGATTAGAGAACGTGCAAGTTAATTTAGTTGATATAAATGACAAGGAggagattttaaatattagcaGAGCGCTGAGGGTTCAACAGGAGAAGGCAAAAGAGCTTGAAAATCag TACGATGCTCAGCAATCACAGTTAAAAATGGCGTCCGATCAATTAAAAAGATACCTGAACGTCATTCATGGTCAGAGTGCTACTCCGAAAACTGTGAATGACGTCATGAAACGTTTGCAGGAAGAAGTTCAG CTAAATAGTTACTTGGTTAAAGAGAAATTACCGCAAGAGACTACTAGCCGTCAGAAAGAATTGAATATTATGCAGAAGATTGCTGCGGAACAACATCCTACTCGCTCAGACTTAGTTGCCGTGCAGGACAAG ATCGCAATAGTGAACAGTGAGATGGAGCACCTAGTTCAGCGCAAGTTAGCGACGGCGGGGCCTCAAGAGGACAAGCTGGCGCCGTTTCGACAGCAGGCAGCCGTCATACGCCGCAACAAGGAGGCCAGCGCCGACAGAGTTCGTGAACTCGCTAACACGCTTAAAGATCATGAGGCCACGTTAGCTGATTTGCAGTCTCAG GTCAGACAACTGTTGGGGGACACAGTCCTCAGAGGAGAAGAATTAAAGAAATACGTTAATTCTCTACGCACAAAGAGCACCGTGTACAAAAGGCAAAGAGCCAATCTCTCAACGTTCAAG GTCGAAGCCGGTATCTTGGCTAGAACGATACATATTATTAGTACTGCGGACCCGACTGTCGAAATGGCACTCCTAAATCACAAGAAACTGAAAATAGAAGACGAAGAAACAATGGAAAGGAATCTAGATAAATCTGCAGATTTAACTAAAAAGTCTTTGCATGATTTGTCTCAG ctcGTCGCACAAACAGCCCAAAAGTTATCGCAAGTCCGCCAAGAAATCCAGCCCCTCGCTGACAAAATAAAGCCAGTCAAGGAGGAGTTCCAAACAGTCCAACAACAGTACGAACAGAAGAAAAGGGTTTACGAAGCCACATCCATCAACATAACCTCACAAATGGAGCCTCTCAAGAATCAAGTAAAGGAGTTGACTGACCGCCTCAATAGCAAGGAGGATGAATGGAAAAACTTACGACAAAGAATCACAAAGGCAGAAACTTTGCAAGAAGTCGTAatgtttgaaatgaaaaattcaatGCAGTCCCCCAGGAAACCTTCTAAAATGGAGGCTTTGAAGAAGAAAGTTGCAGACACGGAACTAATTGTAAAGCGTCTAGAAGAG GAACAACAAGCAATCAGTTCCCGCCAAGGAGCCGTAGAGGAGCAGACCAAGTTGTGGGAGAACGCTCTGCAGTTGTTGCGGTGCAAGATGCGTGCGCGCAGCGAGCCGGCCGCAAGGCAGGGTCGCATGCATATCACGCAGCATTCACAGATGCTGACTCTTACTTAA